The Malus domestica chromosome 06, GDT2T_hap1 genome has a segment encoding these proteins:
- the LOC103437918 gene encoding isoaspartyl peptidase/L-asparaginase 1-like: MGWAIALQGGAGDIPLSLPPERRLPREAGIRHCLHIGVEALKANTPPLDVVELVVRELENIPHFNAGKGSVLTTDGTVEMEACIMDDKKRCGAVSGLTTVVNPISLARLVMEKTPHIYLAFGGAEAFAREQGVETLDSSHFITPDNVERLNQAKEAKRVQIDYTQPLHKDKKEETPDADGDGKLGTVGCVAVDSFGNLASATSTGGFVNKMVGRIGDTPIIGAGTYANNLCAVSATGKGEAIIRGTVARDVAALMEFKGVSLKEAAAYVVEEGTPKGNVGLVAVSAAGEVTMPFNTTGMFRACATEDGYSEIGIWPNSVENEVDKH; encoded by the exons atggggtgGGCAATAGCACTTCAAGGCGGCGCAGGTGACATCCCGCTCTCTCTTCCACCTGAGCGCCGCCTGCCTCGCGAGGCCGGCATCCGCCACTGCCTCCACATCGGCGTCGAAGCTCTCAAAGCCAACACCCCACCTTTGGACGTCGTTGAGCTTGTG GTTAGGGAGCTAGAGAACATTCCACACTTCAATGCTGGAAAGGGGTCAGTGCTAACCACAGATGGCACAGTTGAAATGGAAGCTTGCATCATGGATGACAAAAAGAGATGTGGAGCTGTTTCTGGACTCACCACTGTCGTCAATCCCATCTCTTTAGCAAGATTGGTCATGGAGAAAACTCCTCACATTTATCTTGCTTTTGGTGGAGCAGAAGCCTTTGCTAGGGAACAg GGTGTTGAGACTCTAGATTCGAGTCATTTCATTACCCCGGATAACGTAGAAAGGCTCAATCAGGCAAAAGAAGCCAAGAGAGTTCAG ATTGATTATACACAACCCCTTCACAAAGATAAGAAAGAAGAAACACCAGATGCTGATGGTGATGGTAAACTTGGGACTGTTGGATGCGTGGCTGTTGATAGTTTCGGAAATTTAGCTTCTGCAACTTCTACTGGCGGATTTGTCAACAAGATGGTTGGCCGGATTGGGGACACGCCCATCATTGGTGCAGGGACATATGCCAACAATCTCTGCGCTGTTTCTGCTACGGGCAAAGGTGAAGCAATTATTCGTGGTACGGTTGCAAGGGATGTGGCAGCTCTTATGGAGTTTAAAGGTGTTTCTCTCAAAGAAGCAGCAGCTTATGTCGTGGAGGAAGGTACTCCAAAAGGCAATGTAGGGCTGGTTGCTGTGTCTGCTGCAGGGGAAGTCACGATGCCTTTCAATACCACCGGTATGTTTCGAGCTTGCGCTACTGAGGATGGGTATTCGGAGATTGGAATATGGCCTAATTCTGTGGAAAATGAAGTGGATAAGCATTGA
- the LOC103437920 gene encoding protein MICROTUBULE BINDING PROTEIN 2C-like, translating to MYDPQHFLESQENSSNFGDPKSWLSGDANSSPTHRSTQSSLAHSSTATNSNLDRVLFKDLVEIVPLVQSLIDRKASSSFTRRGSVAYTKTPSRESLPKKVEQKGRNVAQSIPARQKRDHGDKVSSKNAGSLDADSFSSFSSRASAAEKEELDTLRVLVDDLQKKVSEKEELLKSSEVSKDQLNTVQAKLNEYKHQVAEKDTVIKAAKQQLSDAKIKLADKQAALEKLQWEVMSSNRKVEKLEGEQDSLQGQISSFMLLIESLMKADPIIYGEDYDISTCTVDHLPHIDNLDEAQMRKMEEARRAYITAVAATKEKQDEESIAAAASARLHLQSFILT from the exons atgtACGACCCGCAGCATTTCCTGGAATCGCAAGAGAATTCCAGTAATTTCGGGGACCCAAAATCCTGGCTTTCCGGGGATGCCAACTCGTCCCCGACCCACCGCTCGACTCAGTCCTCACTCGCTCACTCCTCCACCGCCACCAACAGCAATCTCGATCGCGTCCTCTTCAAAGACCTCGTCGAGATCGTCCCTCTCGTCCAGTCCCTCATC GATCGGAAAGCTAGCAGTTCTTTTACGCGGCGGGGTTCGGTGGCCTACACCAAGACACCTTCAAGAGAATCCTTACCCAAAAAA GTTGAACAAAAAGGGAGGAATGTGGCTCAATCCATTCCCGCCAGACAGAAGAGGGATCATGGAGACAAGGTCTCAAGCAAAAATGCTGGCAGCCTTGATGCTGACAGCTTTTCAAGTTTTTCCTCAAGGGCTTCGGCAGCGGAAAAAGAAGAGTTGGATACATTAAGGGTACTGGTTGATGATTTGCAAAAGAAAGTATCAGAGAAGGAGGAACTTTTAAAGTCGTCAGAGGTCTCAAAGGACCAATTGAACACTGTTCAAGCAAAACTGAATGAATATAAGCACCAAGTTGCAGAAAAAGACACGGTAATAAAGGCTGCTAAGCAACAACTCTCTGATGCAAAG ATTAAACTTGCAGACAAGCAAGCTGCTTTGGAAAAGTTACAGTGGGAAGTGATGTCATCCAACAGGAAAGTGGAGAAGCTCGAAGGAGAGCAAGACTCCTTGCAAGGACAGATTTCGTCATTTATGCTCCTAATTGAAAGCTTGATGAAAGCCGATCCCATTATATACGGTGAAGATTATGATATTTCAACGTGTACTGTGGATCATCTTCCTCACATT GATAATTTGGATGAGGCACAGATGAGGaaaatggaagaagctagaAGAGCATACATCACTGCTGTTGCTGCCACAAAAGAAAAGCAAGACGAAGAATCTATTGCCGCTGCAGCCAGTGCAAGGTTACATCTTCAGTCATTTATTCTCACATGA
- the LOC103437921 gene encoding suppressor protein SRP40-like isoform X2, protein MFCTCQFNRVSMDGHSTMVFQPVYNSFKFKNSEAMKGLKVEKSTSSNDDNLFISDLQSQDSEVVLNPHPDDSQNMRAIKEAVTAGDCAAWKDSARKAAMDYDLPELVAFLQGSSNYQLFKDICIDKEVRCKDKCSVENCEFYHSSTACMLDSDPDSESESIRESLDSESSTSTDENDCKKDDLSNDHSIKKIISEKVFLVGQGPSNAVLAANSMGLSITMGDNRRTSNASVKGDLENTSGSAEFHAPEMENMLRHDSSEDGMSDGLAESSQRHQHCSRGSSSSAYELPSGSFSYSGRIPGFGSISFRSSSSTTSSRSFSFPILSSEWNGSPARMGSADHRQLHRHRHWGMRFLCCKF, encoded by the exons ATGTTTTGCACCTGCCAG TTCAATAGGGTGTCCATGGATGGCCATTCAACCATGGTCTTCCAGCCTGTTTACAATTCCTTCAAGTTCAAAAATTCCGAAGCCATGAAGGGATTGAAGGTGGAAAAAAGTACTAGTTCAAACGATGATAATCTGTTCATTTCTGATTTGCAAAGTCAAGACAGTGAGGTGGTTCTGAATCCACATCCAGATGATAGTCAGAATATGCGCGCTATAAAGGAAGCCGTGACAGCTGGTGATTGCGCAGCTTGGAAGGATTCTGCTAGAAAGGCTGCAATGGACTATGACTTGCCAGAGTTGGTTGCATTCCTTCAAGGGAGCAGCAACTACCAGTTGTTCAAGGACATCTGCATTGACAAGGAAGTTCGATGCAAAGATAAGTGTTCCGTAGAAAACTGTGAATTCTATCATAGTAGCACTGCTTGCATGCTTGATTCTGATCCGGACAGCGAGAGCGAGTCAATTAGAGAATCTCTGGACTCGGAGTCATCCACTTCAACGGATGAGAATGACTGCAAAAAGGATGATCTATCAAATGATCATTCAATCAAAAAGATCATATCCGAAAAAGTGTTTTTGGTTGGACAG GGTCCAAGTAACGCAGTCTTGGCCGCAAACTCAATGGGATTATCTATAACTATGGGTGACAACAGACGGACAAGCAATGCTTCTGTAAAAGGTGACCTAGAAAATACAAGCGGAAGCGCAGAGTTTCATGCCCCAGAAATGGAAAACATGTTGAGGCATGATTCGTCCGAAGATGGGATGTCAGATGGCCTAGCAGAATCGAGTCAACGACACCAGCATTGCAGCAGAGGATCCAGTTCCTCTGCATACGAACTTCCTTCGGGCTCGTTTTCGTACTCAGGAAGAATACCAGGTTTTGGCAGCATCTCTTTTCGGTCGAGCAGCAGCACAACTAGCTCTCGGTCTTTCTCTTTTCCCAT ATTATCCTCGGAATGGAATGGCAGCCCGGCGAGAATGGGGAGCGCTGACCATAGACAATTACACCGGCACCGGCACTGGGGGATGCGATTTCTCTGCTGCAAATTCTga
- the LOC103437921 gene encoding suppressor protein SRP40-like isoform X1: MFCTCQQFNRVSMDGHSTMVFQPVYNSFKFKNSEAMKGLKVEKSTSSNDDNLFISDLQSQDSEVVLNPHPDDSQNMRAIKEAVTAGDCAAWKDSARKAAMDYDLPELVAFLQGSSNYQLFKDICIDKEVRCKDKCSVENCEFYHSSTACMLDSDPDSESESIRESLDSESSTSTDENDCKKDDLSNDHSIKKIISEKVFLVGQGPSNAVLAANSMGLSITMGDNRRTSNASVKGDLENTSGSAEFHAPEMENMLRHDSSEDGMSDGLAESSQRHQHCSRGSSSSAYELPSGSFSYSGRIPGFGSISFRSSSSTTSSRSFSFPILSSEWNGSPARMGSADHRQLHRHRHWGMRFLCCKF, translated from the exons ATGTTTTGCACCTGCCAG CAGTTCAATAGGGTGTCCATGGATGGCCATTCAACCATGGTCTTCCAGCCTGTTTACAATTCCTTCAAGTTCAAAAATTCCGAAGCCATGAAGGGATTGAAGGTGGAAAAAAGTACTAGTTCAAACGATGATAATCTGTTCATTTCTGATTTGCAAAGTCAAGACAGTGAGGTGGTTCTGAATCCACATCCAGATGATAGTCAGAATATGCGCGCTATAAAGGAAGCCGTGACAGCTGGTGATTGCGCAGCTTGGAAGGATTCTGCTAGAAAGGCTGCAATGGACTATGACTTGCCAGAGTTGGTTGCATTCCTTCAAGGGAGCAGCAACTACCAGTTGTTCAAGGACATCTGCATTGACAAGGAAGTTCGATGCAAAGATAAGTGTTCCGTAGAAAACTGTGAATTCTATCATAGTAGCACTGCTTGCATGCTTGATTCTGATCCGGACAGCGAGAGCGAGTCAATTAGAGAATCTCTGGACTCGGAGTCATCCACTTCAACGGATGAGAATGACTGCAAAAAGGATGATCTATCAAATGATCATTCAATCAAAAAGATCATATCCGAAAAAGTGTTTTTGGTTGGACAG GGTCCAAGTAACGCAGTCTTGGCCGCAAACTCAATGGGATTATCTATAACTATGGGTGACAACAGACGGACAAGCAATGCTTCTGTAAAAGGTGACCTAGAAAATACAAGCGGAAGCGCAGAGTTTCATGCCCCAGAAATGGAAAACATGTTGAGGCATGATTCGTCCGAAGATGGGATGTCAGATGGCCTAGCAGAATCGAGTCAACGACACCAGCATTGCAGCAGAGGATCCAGTTCCTCTGCATACGAACTTCCTTCGGGCTCGTTTTCGTACTCAGGAAGAATACCAGGTTTTGGCAGCATCTCTTTTCGGTCGAGCAGCAGCACAACTAGCTCTCGGTCTTTCTCTTTTCCCAT ATTATCCTCGGAATGGAATGGCAGCCCGGCGAGAATGGGGAGCGCTGACCATAGACAATTACACCGGCACCGGCACTGGGGGATGCGATTTCTCTGCTGCAAATTCTga